The following coding sequences lie in one Danio rerio strain Tuebingen ecotype United States chromosome 3, GRCz12tu, whole genome shotgun sequence genomic window:
- the LOC141381087 gene encoding uncharacterized protein isoform X1: protein MCFLIPVVTNTRKTREVRCRRNPHNLRSIHVSTISQLSLSVGLWNCQSAVNKADFITSIATYSDYNLMALTETWLRPEDTATHATLSANFSFSHTPRQTGRGGGTGLLISKEWKFTLIPSLPTISSFEFHAVTIIHPFYINVVVIYRPPGKLGHFLDELDVLLSSFSNFATPLLVLGDFNIYVDKPQAADFQTLLASFDLKRAPTSATHKSGNQLDLIYTRHCFTDQTIVTPLQISDHFLLSLNIHITPEPPHTPTLVTFRRNLRSLSPNRLSTIVSDSLPPSRKLTALDSNSATDTLCSTLASCLDRLCPLASRPARASPPAPWLSDALREHRSKLRAAERIWRKTKNPAHLLTYQTLLSSFSAEVTSAKQTYYRLKINNATNPRLLFKTFSSLLYPPPPPASSTLTTDDFATFFCTKTAKISAQFAAPTTNTQDPTPHTLTSFSQLSESEVSKLVLSSHATTCPLDPIPSHLLQAISPAVIPTLTHIINTSLDSGLFPTTFKQARVTPLLKKPNLDHTLLENYRPVSLLPFMAKILEKVVFNQVLDFLTQNNLMDNKQSGFKKGHSTETALLSVVEDLRLAKADSKSSVLILLDLSAAFDTVNHQILLSTLESLGVAGTVIQWFRSYLSDRSFRVSWRGEVSNLQHLNTGVPQGSVLGPLLFSIYTSSLGPVIQRHGFSYHCYADDTQLYLSFHPDDPSVPARISACLLDISHWMKDHHLQLNLAKTEMLVVSANPTLHHNLSIQMDGATITASKMVKSLGVTIDDQLNFSDHISRTARSCRFALYNIRKIRPFLSEHAAQLLVQALVLSKLDYCNSLLAGLPANSIKPLQLLQNAAARVVFNEPKQAHVTPLLVRLHWLPVAARIKFKTLMFAYKVTSGLAPSYLHSLLQIYVPSRNLRSVNERRLVVPSQRGKKITFANAHAQSAQLVE, encoded by the coding sequence atgtgttttctaattcctgttgttactaacactcgcaaaacacgggaggtacgctgcaggcgtaatcctcacaaccttcgttcaatacatgtatctactatttcacaactctctctctccgtgggcctctggaactgtcaatcagctgttaacaaggctgattttattacctccatagctacatattctgactataatctcatggctctaactgagacctggttgaggccggaggacactgctacacatgctactctttctgctaatttctctttttcccacactcctcgtcagacagggagagggggtgggactggactactaatttccaaagaatggaaatttactctgataccgtccctgccaacaatcagctcctttgaattccatgcagtcaccattatccaccccttctacataaatgtggttgtcatctaccgcccaccaggtaaattaggtcacttcctagatgaactggatgttcttctctcatctttttctaattttgccactcccttattggtgctaggtgacttcaacatttacgttgacaaaccgcaagctgcagactttcagactttgcttgcctcttttgacctaaaaagagcacctacttctgctacccacaaatcaggtaatcagctagaccttatttacacacgacactgcttcaccgatcaaacaatagtaactccactacaaatatctgatcatttccttctgtctctcaacatccacattactcctgagccgccacacactccaacactggttacctttcgcagaaacctacgatctctctcacccaatagactatccaccattgtttcagactctcttcctccatctcgcaaactcactgcacttgattcgaacagtgccactgatacactctgctccacgctagcatcatgtctagaccgattatgtcctcttgcatccaggccagcccgtgccagtcctcctgcaccctggctctcggatgctctccgtgagcatcgctcaaaacttcgggctgcggagagaatttggcggaaaactaaaaatcctgcacatctcttaacataccaaactcttctgtcctctttctcagctgaggttacttctgcaaagcagacgtattaccgtctgaaaatcaacaatgccactaatcctcgcctactttttaaaacattttcctccctcctctatcctcctcctccacccgcatcctccacacttactactgatgactttgctacattcttctgcaccaaaactgcaaaaatcagtgctcaatttgctgcaccaacaacaaacacgcaagatccaacaccacacacactcacctctttttctcagctctctgagtctgaggtgtccaaactcgtgctatctagccatgcaaccacctgtccactcgatcccattccctctcatctcttgcaagccatctctcctgcagtcataccaacactgactcacataattaacacatctcttgactctggtttattccccactacatttaagcaggctagggtaaccccactgctaaagaaacccaacctggaccatacgctacttgaaaactacagaccagtatccctgcttccattcatggccaagattctggagaaagtagtgttcaatcaagttctggactttcttactcaaaacaatctcatggacaacaagcaatccggctttaagaaaggccactcaactgagactgccctgctctcggtcgtggaggatctcagactggctaaagcagactctaaatcatcagtcctcattttgctggacttgtcagctgcttttgacactgtcaaccaccagatcctgctatctacgcttgagtcactgggcgttgcgggcactgttatacaatggttcagatcttacctctctgacaggtcattcagggtgtcttggaggggagaggtgtccaacctacagcatctaaacactggggtacctcaaggctctgttcttgggccacttctcttctccatctacacatcatctctaggaccagtcatccagagacatggattctcctaccactgctatgctgatgatacccagctatacctctcttttcatcctgatgatccctcggttccagctcgtatctcagcctgcctgttggatatttcacactggatgaaagatcatcatcttcagctgaacctcgcaaaaacggaaatgcttgtagtttctgccaacccgactctacaccataacttgtcaatccagatggatggggcaaccattactgcatccaaaatggtgaaaagccttggagtaacgattgatgaccaactaaacttctctgaccacatttctagaactgctcgatcgtgcagattcgcactctataacatcagaaagatccgacccttcttatctgaacatgcagctcaactccttgttcaagctcttgttctctccaaactggattactgcaactctctactagctgggcttccagctaactctatcaaacctcttcagctgctccagaatgcagcagcacgagtggtcttcaatgaacctaaacaagcacatgtcactccgctgctagtccgtttgcactggctgccagttgctgctcgcatcaaattcaaaactctgatgtttgcctacaaagtgacttctggcctagcaccttcttatctgcactcacttctgcagatctatgtgccctccagaaacttgcgttctgtgaatgaacgtcgcctcgtggttccatcccaaagagggaaaaaaatcactttcgcgaacgctcacgctcaatctgcccagttggtggaatga
- the LOC141381087 gene encoding uncharacterized protein isoform X2 — protein sequence MCFLIPVVTNTRKTREVRCRRNPHNLRSIHVSTISQLSLSVGLWNCQSAVNKADFITSIATYSDYNLMALTETWLRPEDTATHATLSANFSFSHTPRQTGRGGGTGLLISKEWKFTLIPSLPTISSFEFHAVTIIHPFYINVVVIYRPPGDFNIYVDKPQAADFQTLLASFDLKRAPTSATHKSGNQLDLIYTRHCFTDQTIVTPLQISDHFLLSLNIHITPEPPHTPTLVTFRRNLRSLSPNRLSTIVSDSLPPSRKLTALDSNSATDTLCSTLASCLDRLCPLASRPARASPPAPWLSDALREHRSKLRAAERIWRKTKNPAHLLTYQTLLSSFSAEVTSAKQTYYRLKINNATNPRLLFKTFSSLLYPPPPPASSTLTTDDFATFFCTKTAKISAQFAAPTTNTQDPTPHTLTSFSQLSESEVSKLVLSSHATTCPLDPIPSHLLQAISPAVIPTLTHIINTSLDSGLFPTTFKQARVTPLLKKPNLDHTLLENYRPVSLLPFMAKILEKVVFNQVLDFLTQNNLMDNKQSGFKKGHSTETALLSVVEDLRLAKADSKSSVLILLDLSAAFDTVNHQILLSTLESLGVAGTVIQWFRSYLSDRSFRVSWRGEVSNLQHLNTGVPQGSVLGPLLFSIYTSSLGPVIQRHGFSYHCYADDTQLYLSFHPDDPSVPARISACLLDISHWMKDHHLQLNLAKTEMLVVSANPTLHHNLSIQMDGATITASKMVKSLGVTIDDQLNFSDHISRTARSCRFALYNIRKIRPFLSEHAAQLLVQALVLSKLDYCNSLLAGLPANSIKPLQLLQNAAARVVFNEPKQAHVTPLLVRLHWLPVAARIKFKTLMFAYKVTSGLAPSYLHSLLQIYVPSRNLRSVNERRLVVPSQRGKKITFANAHAQSAQLVE from the exons atgtgttttctaattcctgttgttactaacactcgcaaaacacgggaggtacgctgcaggcgtaatcctcacaaccttcgttcaatacatgtatctactatttcacaactctctctctccgtgggcctctggaactgtcaatcagctgttaacaaggctgattttattacctccatagctacatattctgactataatctcatggctctaactgagacctggttgaggccggaggacactgctacacatgctactctttctgctaatttctctttttcccacactcctcgtcagacagggagagggggtgggactggactactaatttccaaagaatggaaatttactctgataccgtccctgccaacaatcagctcctttgaattccatgcagtcaccattatccaccccttctacataaatgtggttgtcatctaccgcccaccag gtgacttcaacatttacgttgacaaaccgcaagctgcagactttcagactttgcttgcctcttttgacctaaaaagagcacctacttctgctacccacaaatcaggtaatcagctagaccttatttacacacgacactgcttcaccgatcaaacaatagtaactccactacaaatatctgatcatttccttctgtctctcaacatccacattactcctgagccgccacacactccaacactggttacctttcgcagaaacctacgatctctctcacccaatagactatccaccattgtttcagactctcttcctccatctcgcaaactcactgcacttgattcgaacagtgccactgatacactctgctccacgctagcatcatgtctagaccgattatgtcctcttgcatccaggccagcccgtgccagtcctcctgcaccctggctctcggatgctctccgtgagcatcgctcaaaacttcgggctgcggagagaatttggcggaaaactaaaaatcctgcacatctcttaacataccaaactcttctgtcctctttctcagctgaggttacttctgcaaagcagacgtattaccgtctgaaaatcaacaatgccactaatcctcgcctactttttaaaacattttcctccctcctctatcctcctcctccacccgcatcctccacacttactactgatgactttgctacattcttctgcaccaaaactgcaaaaatcagtgctcaatttgctgcaccaacaacaaacacgcaagatccaacaccacacacactcacctctttttctcagctctctgagtctgaggtgtccaaactcgtgctatctagccatgcaaccacctgtccactcgatcccattccctctcatctcttgcaagccatctctcctgcagtcataccaacactgactcacataattaacacatctcttgactctggtttattccccactacatttaagcaggctagggtaaccccactgctaaagaaacccaacctggaccatacgctacttgaaaactacagaccagtatccctgcttccattcatggccaagattctggagaaagtagtgttcaatcaagttctggactttcttactcaaaacaatctcatggacaacaagcaatccggctttaagaaaggccactcaactgagactgccctgctctcggtcgtggaggatctcagactggctaaagcagactctaaatcatcagtcctcattttgctggacttgtcagctgcttttgacactgtcaaccaccagatcctgctatctacgcttgagtcactgggcgttgcgggcactgttatacaatggttcagatcttacctctctgacaggtcattcagggtgtcttggaggggagaggtgtccaacctacagcatctaaacactggggtacctcaaggctctgttcttgggccacttctcttctccatctacacatcatctctaggaccagtcatccagagacatggattctcctaccactgctatgctgatgatacccagctatacctctcttttcatcctgatgatccctcggttccagctcgtatctcagcctgcctgttggatatttcacactggatgaaagatcatcatcttcagctgaacctcgcaaaaacggaaatgcttgtagtttctgccaacccgactctacaccataacttgtcaatccagatggatggggcaaccattactgcatccaaaatggtgaaaagccttggagtaacgattgatgaccaactaaacttctctgaccacatttctagaactgctcgatcgtgcagattcgcactctataacatcagaaagatccgacccttcttatctgaacatgcagctcaactccttgttcaagctcttgttctctccaaactggattactgcaactctctactagctgggcttccagctaactctatcaaacctcttcagctgctccagaatgcagcagcacgagtggtcttcaatgaacctaaacaagcacatgtcactccgctgctagtccgtttgcactggctgccagttgctgctcgcatcaaattcaaaactctgatgtttgcctacaaagtgacttctggcctagcaccttcttatctgcactcacttctgcagatctatgtgccctccagaaacttgcgttctgtgaatgaacgtcgcctcgtggttccatcccaaagagggaaaaaaatcactttcgcgaacgctcacgctcaatctgcccagttggtggaatga
- the LOC137489835 gene encoding uncharacterized protein — translation MTVAYQNITSDPCNNYQSLDRPWRGNNESGDDICDGGFSWNGWYRLFYYGMDIQIPETCVLSDRCNTYITLTLNGPHPQIEDGVVIRQVCGAAYNTRCCVYKPKPIRVKACPGNYYVYELVNPDGWCAGYCTNVSSISQPTTTISPVVTTVSSNNQNYDPCTNYKTINDNWRNVIGYGHTNGLNADYDDTHGNWDGWYRLYLNGLSAQMPEWCVSDMACGGFSSLWLGGPHPQVADGVVTRDIYGSHFRQCSYYRSDPIQVKACPGKYYVYKFTKPRLSIPAPVYCAVRFTAPSVDPCNKYKILNDTWRATNVSHDWNVRNCDNFQGWYRLFYNGQSAQMSESCVSQCGTLFPMWLNGSHPQLEDGVVMRHICASRTNDCCYFKSIPIQVKACPGNYYVYEFANQIFCGAYCVGGYSLIYIPVIYLSVSQSIIFKPFSSMSDITRLDAARFTTATTPRTSTTAITTATTPRTSTTAITTATTPRTSTAITPLNTTGIVFLY, via the exons ATGACAGTTGCTTACCAGAACATCACCAGTGACCCCTGCAACAACTATCAGTCTCTGGATCGTCCCTGGAGAGGCAACAATGAAAGCGGAGATGACATTTGTGATGGAGGGTTCTCATGGAATGGCTGGTACCGGCTTTTCTACTATGGAATGGACATCCAGATCCCAGAAACCTGCGTTCTTTCTGACAGATGTAACACCTATATCACTCTGACACTCAATGGTCCTCACCCTCAGATTGAGGATGGAGTGGTGATCAGGCAGGTCTGTGGAGCAGCTTACAACACTCGCTGCTGTGTCTACAAACCCAAGCCCATCAGAGTGAAAGCATGTCCGGGGAATTACTATGTCTATGAACTTGTGAATCCAGATGGGTGGTGTGCAGGATACTGCACAA ATGTTAGCAGCATTTCACAGCCGACTACCACTATAAGTCCAGTTGTAACCACTGTATCCAGCAACAATCAGA ATTATGACCCGTGCACCAACTACAAAACCATCAACGACAACTGGAGAAATGTAATTGGTTACGGTCATACAAATGGTCTGAATGCTGATTATGATGACACTCATGGTAACTGGGATGGCTGGTATCGACTCTACCTTAATGGGTTGAGCGCTCAGATGCCTGAATGGTGCGTGTCTGACATGGCGTGTGGAGGTTTTAGTTCTCTGTGGCTTGGTGGACCTCATCCTCAGGTAGCAGATGGAGTTGTTACTCGTGACATTTACGGTTCCCACTTTAGGCAGTGCAGTTACTACAGATCTGACCCAATCCAAGTCAAAGCTTGTCCTGGAAAGTATTATGTCTACAAATTCACCAAACCTCGACTTTCAATCCCAGCTCCTGTATATTGTGCAG TCCGTTTCACCGCTCCAAGTGTCGACCCCTGCAACAAATATAAAATTCTGAATGACACTTGGAGAGCAACAAATGTTTCCCATGACTGGAACGTTAGAAACTGTGATAATTTCCAGGGCTGGTATAGACTGTTTTACAACGGTCAGAGTGCTCAGATGTCAGAATCCTGTGTTAGTCAGTGTGGCACTCTTTTCCCAATGTGGCTCAACGGCTCTCATCCGCAGCTGGAAGATGGAGTGGTCATGCGACACATATGTGCATCCAGAACAAACGACTGCTGTTATTTTAAATCTATCCCTATTCAAGTCAAGGCTTGTCCAGGAAATTACTATGTTTATGAGTTTGCAAATCAAATATTTTGTGGAGCGTACTGCGTAGGTGGGTATTCACTAATATATATTCCAGTCATTTACCTTTCAGTTTCTCAATCAATTATATTTAAACCCTTTTCCTCAATGTCAGATATCACAAGACTTGATGCAGCCCGTTTTACAACAGCAACAACACCACGAACATCAACCACAGCAATAACCACAGCAACAACACCACGAACATCAACCACAGCAATAACAACGGCAACAACACCAAGGACATCAACAGCCATTACTCCCCTAAACACTACTGGTATTGTCTTCCTTTATTAA